One Desulfonatronum sp. SC1 genomic region harbors:
- a CDS encoding S41 family peptidase gives MRVVHWVGTVTLLFLLAVTFGQSMATDEERYSPLKRFSQVLDLVERYYVQDVDRNEMIQGAIQGMLQELDPHSSFMTQDAFQEMQIDTSGEFTGIGIEISLVEGRLTVVSPIEDTPAFREGLKSGDHILAIDGQSTQDITIMDAVKLIRGPRGTTVDLTIVSRGETVPRTVTITRDVIPVHTVKLFELEPGVILVRLTSFKETTMDDLREALGRFDSEQRVGLILDLRNNPGGLLNQAVAVSDAFLHEGKIVYTKGRSPQAEMNFDASSNVLDKETPMVVLINAGSASASEIVAGALQDHDRALILGEQTFGKGSVQTIIPLADGSGIKLTTAIYYTPSGRSIQAKGIDPDISIPFVALNDDQREGRMPLVREGDLIRHLETGPIPPDQLDHPRPQVLEMLERDNQLRLALEMVKAMPRLKALR, from the coding sequence ATGCGGGTTGTCCACTGGGTCGGCACCGTCACACTGCTTTTCTTGCTGGCCGTCACCTTCGGCCAGAGCATGGCCACGGACGAGGAACGCTACTCGCCGCTCAAGCGCTTCAGCCAAGTCTTGGATTTGGTGGAGCGCTATTACGTTCAGGACGTGGATCGCAACGAGATGATCCAAGGTGCCATCCAAGGCATGCTTCAGGAACTGGACCCCCATTCCAGCTTCATGACCCAGGACGCCTTCCAGGAAATGCAGATCGACACTTCCGGGGAGTTCACGGGAATCGGTATTGAAATCAGCCTCGTGGAAGGCAGGCTGACGGTCGTGTCCCCCATCGAAGACACCCCGGCCTTCCGTGAAGGACTCAAATCCGGTGATCACATCTTGGCGATCGACGGCCAGTCCACCCAGGACATCACGATCATGGACGCCGTTAAGCTGATCCGCGGTCCACGCGGCACCACCGTTGACCTGACCATAGTCTCTCGGGGCGAGACCGTTCCCCGCACCGTGACCATCACCCGTGACGTCATCCCGGTGCACACGGTCAAGTTGTTCGAATTGGAGCCTGGAGTCATCCTGGTTCGACTGACCAGCTTCAAGGAAACCACCATGGACGACCTACGGGAAGCCCTGGGTCGATTCGATTCCGAACAGCGTGTCGGCCTGATCCTCGACCTGCGCAACAATCCCGGAGGCCTGCTGAACCAAGCCGTGGCAGTGTCCGATGCCTTTTTGCACGAGGGAAAAATCGTCTATACCAAAGGCCGATCACCTCAGGCGGAAATGAACTTCGACGCATCCAGCAACGTGCTGGACAAGGAAACGCCCATGGTGGTGCTGATCAACGCCGGCTCCGCTTCCGCCTCGGAAATCGTCGCCGGGGCCCTACAGGACCATGACCGGGCGTTGATTCTCGGAGAGCAGACCTTCGGCAAGGGATCCGTGCAGACGATCATCCCCCTGGCCGACGGTTCCGGGATCAAGCTGACCACGGCGATCTACTATACACCCAGCGGCCGCTCCATCCAGGCCAAAGGCATCGACCCGGACATTTCGATTCCCTTCGTCGCCTTAAACGACGACCAGCGCGAAGGACGCATGCCGTTGGTCCGCGAAGGCGATCTGATCCGGCACCTGGAAACCGGCCCGATTCCTCCGGACCAGCTCGATCACCCCAGGCCTCAGGTCCTGGAAATGCTCGAACGGGACAACCAGTTGCGTCTGGCTTTGGAAATGGTCAAGGCCATGCCCAGACTCAAGGCGCTCCGTTAA
- the tpx gene encoding thiol peroxidase, with protein MKERFGLITLKGQPITLTGNTVQEGDAAPDFQVVDNDFKPFSFSSLKDKVAIITSVPSLDTPVCDLEARRFNQEAVKLGDDVQILVISMDLPFAQKRWCAAAGVNNVLTLSDHKDASFGTQYGMLIKELRLLARAVFVVDRQKSIRYMELVKEVGQEPNYELALDAAKKLL; from the coding sequence ATGAAGGAACGCTTTGGATTGATCACGTTGAAAGGCCAGCCTATTACGCTGACGGGCAACACGGTTCAGGAAGGCGACGCCGCACCGGATTTTCAGGTCGTGGACAACGATTTCAAGCCGTTCAGTTTTTCATCCCTCAAGGACAAGGTGGCGATAATCACCTCGGTTCCGTCCCTGGACACCCCGGTCTGCGACCTTGAAGCCCGTCGATTCAACCAGGAAGCGGTCAAATTGGGAGACGACGTCCAGATCCTGGTCATCAGCATGGACCTGCCCTTTGCCCAGAAACGCTGGTGCGCCGCCGCGGGGGTGAACAACGTCCTGACCCTGTCCGACCATAAGGACGCCTCCTTCGGCACTCAATACGGCATGTTGATCAAGGAACTGCGCCTCCTGGCCCGGGCCGTGTTCGTCGTGGACCGTCAGAAAAGCATTCGGTACATGGAATTGGTCAAGGAGGTGGGACAGGAGCCGAATTACGAACTGGCTTTGGATGCGGCCAAAAAACTGTTGTAG
- a CDS encoding divergent polysaccharide deacetylase family protein, whose translation MLIAVATGLTAITLVWALSLAPADPLSTDIATLDKPVSAPASTSAAPPVSRSATRPAQPDRVAGLTAPAPTNHVRARIAPDAAPPAPSSRKGLVYEIFDAELLEQQVKEVDLALVQSIMELNLDPRSVRHLDIQMKTRNGQKYHTQSLAIGLDQDARSFEQALRRNLKLWVHNAELRKINGGPGKQEWRISLLNLPTHTLFLEEHARKPFPPPSPVQPGTGPRLVVVIDDLGENVHQAQELAALSFPVTFAVLPNISKSREVARIGAAAGRDVLLHQPMEPLDYPHRADPGPGALFVGMEDEEILKILRNNLAQVPQAIGINNHMGSRFTADESGMSTVLQELKRRDLFFLDSLTTGDSVADEQARIIGLEHLRRHIFLDNIPNVQAILFQLRKAEQLAHSQGQVIAIGHPYPETLEALKLWERERDQRINVVSLGSLLSRQSLAER comes from the coding sequence ATGCTCATAGCTGTGGCCACCGGGTTGACCGCCATCACCCTTGTCTGGGCCTTGAGCCTCGCTCCGGCAGATCCCTTGTCCACGGACATCGCGACTCTCGATAAGCCTGTCTCCGCTCCAGCCTCAACCTCCGCCGCGCCGCCCGTTTCCCGGTCCGCGACCCGGCCCGCGCAACCGGACAGGGTCGCCGGCTTGACGGCTCCCGCCCCCACGAATCATGTCCGCGCCCGGATCGCGCCTGATGCCGCGCCCCCGGCTCCCTCAAGCCGCAAAGGCCTGGTTTACGAAATATTCGACGCGGAATTACTGGAACAGCAGGTCAAGGAAGTCGACTTGGCCCTGGTCCAGTCCATCATGGAGTTGAACCTGGACCCTCGTTCGGTGCGCCATCTGGATATTCAGATGAAAACCAGGAACGGGCAGAAATACCACACCCAGTCCCTGGCCATCGGCTTGGACCAGGATGCCCGGAGCTTCGAGCAGGCCCTGCGCCGCAATCTGAAACTCTGGGTGCATAACGCGGAGCTGCGTAAGATTAACGGTGGGCCCGGCAAACAAGAGTGGCGGATATCCCTGCTCAATTTGCCCACGCATACCCTGTTTCTGGAAGAACACGCACGCAAACCGTTTCCGCCACCCTCCCCGGTCCAGCCTGGAACCGGTCCGCGATTGGTGGTGGTGATCGACGACCTGGGCGAAAACGTGCATCAAGCACAGGAACTGGCAGCCCTCTCCTTCCCGGTGACCTTCGCCGTTCTGCCAAATATTTCCAAAAGTCGGGAAGTGGCCCGGATCGGTGCTGCGGCTGGCCGCGACGTGCTCCTGCACCAGCCCATGGAACCCCTGGACTACCCCCACCGGGCCGACCCTGGCCCCGGAGCCCTGTTCGTGGGCATGGAGGACGAGGAAATCCTGAAAATCCTGCGGAACAATCTGGCTCAGGTTCCCCAAGCCATCGGGATCAACAACCACATGGGCTCCCGGTTCACCGCCGACGAGTCGGGCATGTCCACGGTGCTCCAGGAGTTGAAGCGGCGCGACCTCTTTTTTCTGGACAGCCTGACCACCGGTGACTCCGTCGCGGACGAACAGGCCCGCATAATCGGCCTGGAGCACCTGCGCCGACACATTTTTCTGGACAACATTCCCAATGTCCAGGCGATTCTGTTTCAACTGCGCAAGGCCGAGCAACTGGCCCACAGCCAGGGCCAGGTAATCGCCATTGGACACCCGTACCCGGAAACCCTGGAAGCCTTGAAGCTTTGGGAGCGGGAACGAGATCAGCGAATCAACGTCGTCTCCCTCGGCTCCCTGCTCTCCCGCCAGTCCTTGGCCGAGCGCTGA
- a CDS encoding endonuclease III domain-containing protein, whose amino-acid sequence MPTATTRLLSDMFDAMLVQLGPSGWWPANSPFEVIVGAILTQNTNWSNVEKAIANLRRHDLLDPERLRQARPEIVEACIRPSGFFRQKAKKIQNFLAFLHQEHATGMMDLAHLGTAELRERLLEIKGIGPETADSILLYALDRPVFVVDAYTARICNRHGLVPEDVAYDELQDLFVSHLPERVEQYNEYHALLVRVGKEWCRKREPRCAGCPLQPFLPRHSPPARTP is encoded by the coding sequence ATGCCCACTGCAACCACCCGACTGCTTTCTGATATGTTCGACGCCATGCTGGTCCAACTCGGGCCAAGTGGGTGGTGGCCTGCCAATAGTCCGTTTGAAGTGATCGTGGGCGCGATTTTAACCCAGAACACCAACTGGTCCAATGTGGAAAAAGCCATTGCAAACCTGCGCCGTCACGACCTGCTGGACCCGGAGCGACTCCGCCAGGCCCGACCAGAAATCGTGGAGGCGTGTATTAGACCTTCGGGATTCTTTCGGCAAAAAGCAAAAAAAATTCAAAATTTTTTGGCATTTCTGCACCAGGAGCATGCCACGGGGATGATGGATCTCGCCCATCTGGGCACCGCTGAACTGCGCGAGCGTCTATTGGAGATCAAGGGTATCGGCCCGGAAACCGCGGACAGCATCCTCCTCTATGCCCTGGACCGCCCGGTGTTCGTTGTGGATGCCTATACAGCCAGAATCTGCAACCGCCATGGCTTGGTTCCCGAGGACGTTGCTTACGACGAACTGCAAGACCTGTTCGTGTCCCATCTGCCAGAACGAGTCGAACAATACAACGAATACCACGCCTTACTGGTGCGGGTCGGCAAGGAATGGTGCCGGAAACGGGAACCGCGCTGCGCCGGGTGCCCTCTGCAACCGTTTCTACCTCGCCACTCGCCTCCCGCGCGTACCCCCTGA
- a CDS encoding murein hydrolase activator EnvC translates to MTLLLPMCGPSLASPTTAGTIQRTLEERERNVRAHEKIMESLSAQERSLFADLQKVEARLRTLTDEISELEAQLNRLRQEERLRLQDYQELDLARTQTSEELGRLLALLWPVHLQGVEHNLQTLTSWDEADRQYHWLSRIYGLVQDRIDQLRRQGRELALGQARLEQAREEIAAQMLRIDAGKDQLLKQKLEFLHRVQEVRAQQISTEEQIEEILRSIAELNYQLQSLTSKSFTDLRGYLSWPTQARVVERFQPQANPPHRGISFAMSENDPVRAISWGKVVHSDTLRGYGHVVILYHGEDYYSLYAFLHNALVTVGQEVEKDEQIGVAGIYPKVDGPGLYFELRFHQNPVNPVSWLVANE, encoded by the coding sequence ATGACCCTGCTTCTTCCGATGTGCGGACCGAGCCTGGCCTCTCCCACGACCGCGGGAACCATTCAACGCACCCTGGAAGAGCGTGAGCGCAACGTTCGGGCGCACGAAAAAATCATGGAGAGCCTCTCAGCCCAGGAACGGTCTTTATTCGCCGACCTGCAGAAAGTGGAAGCCAGGTTACGGACTCTCACGGATGAAATCTCTGAACTGGAAGCGCAGTTGAACCGCCTACGTCAGGAAGAGCGCCTTCGGTTGCAAGATTATCAGGAACTGGACCTGGCCCGGACCCAAACCAGCGAGGAATTGGGACGCCTGCTGGCCCTGCTTTGGCCGGTGCATTTGCAGGGCGTAGAACATAATCTCCAGACCTTGACCTCCTGGGACGAGGCTGACCGACAATACCACTGGCTGTCCCGAATCTACGGTCTGGTTCAGGATCGAATCGACCAGCTTCGTCGACAAGGGCGGGAATTAGCTCTGGGACAGGCCCGTCTGGAACAGGCAAGAGAGGAAATCGCCGCGCAGATGCTCCGGATCGATGCCGGCAAGGATCAACTTCTGAAGCAGAAACTGGAATTCCTGCACCGCGTCCAGGAGGTGCGTGCGCAACAAATCTCGACCGAGGAACAAATCGAGGAAATCCTGCGAAGCATCGCCGAACTGAACTACCAGCTCCAATCCCTGACCTCCAAAAGCTTTACGGATTTGCGCGGTTATTTATCCTGGCCGACGCAGGCCCGGGTCGTGGAGCGGTTTCAGCCCCAAGCCAATCCGCCACACCGCGGCATAAGCTTCGCAATGTCTGAAAACGACCCGGTACGCGCGATTTCCTGGGGAAAGGTGGTTCACAGCGACACGCTCCGGGGATACGGCCATGTGGTCATCCTCTACCATGGGGAAGATTATTACAGCCTGTACGCTTTCCTGCACAACGCGCTGGTCACGGTGGGCCAGGAAGTGGAAAAGGACGAGCAGATCGGAGTGGCGGGGATTTACCCCAAAGTGGATGGTCCGGGGCTCTACTTTGAATTGCGTTTTCATCAAAATCCCGTTAATCCTGTTAGCTGGCTTGTCGCAAACGAATAA
- a CDS encoding glycosyltransferase family 2 protein codes for MTAPSAMSPEDGVSQLEQERTLKHLPECFRVSIVTAVLNGEAHLAEAIQSVRDQTYPHIEHIIVDGGSRDGTVAIIQAHADGIAKWISEPDQGIYDAMNKGISMATGTIVGTLNADDFYPRPDVIDDVVQSFTRTRADAVFADLLVVDRTDPSKVIRYYDSSDFHPGRFCQGWMPPHPTFFTLREHYRRFGLYSTDYHIAADYELLTRFLARHGLAYARIPKVLVHMRSGGISSRNLKSNWLLNREIVRACKENDIHTSMPRLLCKYPRKLLEYVRRPRG; via the coding sequence ATGACCGCTCCTTCCGCCATGTCTCCCGAGGACGGTGTTTCGCAACTGGAGCAGGAACGCACCCTGAAACACCTTCCTGAATGCTTTCGAGTCAGTATAGTCACCGCGGTGCTCAACGGTGAAGCGCACCTGGCCGAGGCCATCCAAAGCGTCCGCGACCAGACCTATCCCCACATCGAGCACATCATCGTGGACGGAGGCTCCCGGGACGGGACCGTTGCCATAATCCAGGCCCACGCTGACGGGATCGCCAAATGGATTTCCGAACCGGACCAGGGCATTTACGACGCCATGAATAAGGGCATCAGTATGGCCACCGGAACCATCGTCGGCACACTCAACGCCGACGACTTCTATCCTCGCCCGGACGTCATCGACGACGTGGTCCAGTCCTTCACGCGAACCAGGGCCGACGCGGTCTTCGCCGATCTCCTGGTGGTGGATCGAACTGATCCGAGTAAAGTCATCCGCTATTACGACTCCTCCGACTTTCATCCCGGACGCTTTTGCCAGGGCTGGATGCCGCCCCACCCCACCTTTTTCACCCTGCGGGAACACTACCGGCGCTTCGGCCTTTACAGCACGGACTACCACATCGCCGCGGACTACGAACTCCTGACCCGCTTCCTGGCCCGCCATGGCCTTGCCTACGCCCGCATCCCCAAGGTTCTCGTCCACATGCGGTCCGGCGGGATCAGCTCCCGGAACCTCAAGAGCAACTGGTTGCTGAACCGCGAAATCGTCCGCGCCTGCAAGGAAAACGACATCCACACCTCCATGCCGCGCCTGCTCTGCAAATATCCACGCAAACTCCTGGAATATGTTCGCAGGCCCAGGGGCTGA
- a CDS encoding glycosyltransferase family 1 protein — protein sequence MKRTTKRLLVDLSLTGQTEAGSAVYAWEICHRLMRQAMPMQVLPLTSPFRVLGRTGIRRKLNGLLRDLLWRPVLAGLEARPDDCFLFTNTFVPRKFWRRKFGVVILDLGAWHDRALLSWRGRLGTRTLPAVLAHAAHIFAISEYTAQDVARAFAIPRHRITLAPCGLSEAFLDPPAPLATINTVPLPPRYLLHVGSLEPKKNIPFLLQVHAQLRRQDAPPTPQGDARPPCKLVLTGGESWHDAPLRQAIAEHPYAEDIQILGRVAPEDLPALYRQASALVFPSLLEGFGLPVIEALSQGTPALVQANSSLTQFGAFGATVLDDFEPGAWVRGIQEILASKTRISEKHKQAVRETFSWDRTAAIIRRTMLDIM from the coding sequence ATGAAACGTACCACGAAACGCCTTTTGGTCGACCTCAGCCTGACGGGCCAGACCGAGGCCGGTTCCGCGGTGTACGCCTGGGAAATCTGTCACCGCCTGATGCGTCAGGCCATGCCCATGCAGGTTCTGCCCCTGACCAGCCCCTTCCGCGTCCTGGGCCGAACCGGCATCCGGCGCAAGCTGAACGGCCTGCTCCGGGATCTGCTCTGGCGGCCCGTGCTGGCCGGTCTGGAAGCCCGTCCGGACGACTGTTTCCTCTTCACCAACACCTTTGTGCCCCGCAAATTCTGGCGTCGAAAATTCGGCGTGGTCATCCTGGATCTGGGCGCATGGCACGACCGCGCCCTGCTCTCCTGGCGCGGCCGCCTGGGCACCCGCACCCTGCCCGCGGTTCTGGCCCACGCGGCCCATATCTTCGCCATCTCGGAATACACGGCCCAGGACGTGGCCCGAGCGTTCGCCATTCCCCGTCACCGGATCACCCTGGCCCCCTGCGGGCTTTCCGAGGCTTTCCTGGATCCGCCCGCTCCCCTGGCAACGATCAACACCGTCCCTCTGCCCCCGCGCTATCTGCTCCACGTGGGCAGCCTGGAGCCCAAGAAGAACATCCCCTTCCTGCTCCAGGTCCATGCCCAGCTTCGTCGGCAGGATGCCCCCCCAACGCCGCAAGGCGACGCCCGGCCCCCTTGCAAACTCGTCCTCACGGGCGGCGAGTCCTGGCACGACGCCCCTCTCCGCCAGGCCATCGCCGAACACCCCTACGCCGAGGACATCCAGATCCTGGGACGGGTGGCCCCGGAAGACCTGCCCGCGCTGTACCGCCAGGCCTCGGCCCTGGTCTTCCCCTCCCTGCTGGAAGGCTTCGGCCTGCCGGTGATCGAAGCCCTGTCCCAAGGCACGCCTGCCCTGGTCCAGGCCAACAGTTCCCTGACCCAGTTCGGAGCCTTTGGGGCCACGGTCCTGGACGACTTCGAGCCAGGAGCCTGGGTTCGAGGGATCCAGGAAATACTTGCTTCGAAAACCAGAATATCCGAGAAGCACAAGCAAGCCGTCCGGGAAACGTTTAGCTGGGACCGCACCGCCGCGATTATTCGCCGGACCATGCTGGACATCATGTAA
- a CDS encoding glycosyltransferase family 1 protein, whose product MPTTDRHPLRVGLNLLYLLPGIVGGTETYAAGLVRGLAEVDDGLEYVVFLNRESADWPLPDIPAFQRVVCPVRASSRVRRLLYEQFRLPALARRHGVDVLHSLGYVAPVLGRCPGVVTIHDMNTKGHGRSMPLFKRLTLAFLVRLSARAARQVITVSEFSRQEIHRHLGLPLERIHVVHEAPLPPEWGRSSESARQEESSQPVSWASTFQPSLKSDTPYILAFASQSPHKNIPRLIEAFARIATSVPHHLVLAGHLPGDGAVDRAIGRWDIAHRVRLTGYLPRPEVDRLLSEAALFAFPSLYEGFGLPVLEAQAAEVPVACANRGALPEVAGEGAVFFDPENALDMAATLAHALTDEDLRANLIALGRLNLERFSWTEAARQTLNIYARAAWRGRNRYVGSPAYSSAVPAHGALMRSLDNPPGASSEIAEGDFSLDDQSLPPPRARIKPEHP is encoded by the coding sequence GTGCCAACAACTGATCGCCATCCTCTCCGCGTCGGCCTGAACCTTCTTTACCTCCTGCCCGGCATCGTGGGCGGTACGGAGACGTACGCCGCGGGGTTGGTGCGGGGATTGGCCGAGGTGGACGACGGGTTGGAGTACGTGGTTTTCCTGAACCGGGAGAGCGCGGACTGGCCTTTGCCCGATATTCCGGCCTTTCAGCGGGTGGTCTGTCCGGTGCGGGCTTCGAGCCGGGTCCGGCGGCTGCTGTACGAACAATTCCGGCTGCCCGCTCTGGCCCGCCGCCACGGCGTGGACGTGCTGCATTCCCTGGGCTACGTGGCCCCGGTGCTGGGGCGCTGTCCCGGCGTGGTCACCATTCACGACATGAACACCAAGGGCCATGGCCGGAGCATGCCGCTGTTCAAGCGCCTGACGCTGGCCTTTCTGGTCCGTCTCAGCGCCCGGGCGGCCCGCCAGGTGATCACGGTTTCCGAGTTTTCCCGTCAGGAGATCCACCGTCATCTCGGCCTGCCCCTGGAACGCATCCACGTGGTCCACGAAGCCCCGTTGCCCCCGGAATGGGGACGCTCATCGGAATCGGCCCGCCAGGAAGAATCATCGCAACCCGTTTCCTGGGCGTCCACCTTTCAGCCTTCCCTCAAGTCGGACACGCCGTACATCCTGGCCTTTGCCAGCCAGTCCCCGCACAAGAACATCCCCCGGCTGATCGAAGCCTTTGCCCGGATCGCGACCTCCGTGCCGCACCATCTGGTCCTGGCCGGGCACCTGCCCGGAGACGGGGCCGTGGACCGAGCCATCGGTCGCTGGGACATTGCCCACCGGGTCCGGCTGACCGGCTACCTGCCCCGGCCCGAGGTGGACCGCCTGCTGTCCGAGGCCGCGCTGTTCGCCTTTCCGTCCCTGTACGAGGGGTTCGGCCTGCCCGTGCTGGAAGCCCAGGCCGCTGAGGTGCCGGTTGCGTGCGCGAATCGCGGCGCCTTGCCCGAGGTGGCTGGAGAGGGCGCGGTGTTCTTCGATCCGGAAAACGCCCTGGATATGGCCGCGACACTGGCCCACGCGCTTACGGACGAGGATCTGCGCGCCAACCTCATTGCTCTGGGACGACTGAACCTGGAACGCTTTTCCTGGACCGAGGCTGCCCGCCAGACCTTGAATATCTACGCCCGGGCCGCCTGGCGCGGCCGGAACAGATACGTCGGCTCTCCGGCTTACTCTTCGGCCGTCCCTGCGCACGGTGCTTTAATGCGTTCCCTCGACAACCCACCGGGTGCGTCGTCGGAAATCGCCGAAGGAGACTTCTCGCTCGACGATCAATCGCTCCCGCCTCCCCGCGCCAGGATCAAACCGGAGCACCCCTGA